The proteins below come from a single Sulfurimonas sp. C5 genomic window:
- the rfaD gene encoding ADP-glyceromanno-heptose 6-epimerase, giving the protein MRYIENDLKDKSILITGGAGFIGSNLAFYFQNNHPEAKVVVLDSFRSGETLSNGNLKSFGHFKNLIGFTGEVISGDINDKDLLHNLEVNYNFDYIFHEAAISDTTALEQDLMVKTNVNAFKDLLDLAVAHDANMVYASSAATYGGSDTFKVGHEAPNNVYGFSKVMMDNIAYDYMKTSSISIVGLRYFNVYGAREYFKNTTASMVLQFGHQLLAGKNPRLFEGSDKILRDFIYIEDIIQANIKAMAPKKSGVYNVGTGKARSFQDIVDILQRELGTSLPCEYMPNPYVGSYQFFTQADIEDTKEFLGYVPAYEMEDGIKAYIAEIKRIYETEVKK; this is encoded by the coding sequence AGACAAGTCTATATTAATTACGGGAGGGGCAGGTTTTATTGGAAGTAACTTGGCATTTTACTTTCAAAACAACCATCCTGAGGCAAAAGTAGTAGTATTAGATAGTTTTAGAAGTGGTGAAACACTTAGCAATGGAAACTTAAAGTCTTTTGGACATTTTAAAAATTTAATTGGTTTTACTGGTGAAGTAATCAGTGGAGATATTAACGATAAAGATTTATTACATAACCTTGAAGTTAATTATAATTTTGACTATATTTTTCATGAAGCGGCAATTTCTGATACGACTGCATTAGAACAAGATTTAATGGTAAAAACGAATGTTAATGCATTTAAAGATCTTCTTGATCTTGCTGTTGCACACGACGCTAATATGGTCTATGCATCTTCAGCGGCAACATATGGTGGCAGTGATACATTTAAAGTCGGACATGAAGCACCAAATAACGTATATGGTTTTTCAAAAGTAATGATGGACAATATCGCTTATGACTATATGAAAACTAGCAGCATCTCAATTGTAGGTCTGAGATATTTCAATGTGTACGGTGCAAGAGAGTATTTTAAAAATACTACGGCTTCAATGGTTTTACAATTCGGTCATCAGCTTTTAGCAGGAAAAAATCCTCGCTTGTTTGAAGGCAGCGATAAAATTTTAAGAGATTTTATTTATATCGAAGATATTATTCAGGCAAATATCAAAGCGATGGCTCCGAAAAAAAGCGGTGTGTACAATGTTGGGACAGGAAAAGCGAGAAGTTTCCAAGATATCGTAGATATACTGCAACGTGAATTAGGTACAAGTTTACCTTGCGAATATATGCCTAATCCTTATGTGGGATCATACCAGTTTTTTACGCAGGCAGATATAGAAGATACGAAAGAATTTTTAGGATATGTACCTGCTTATGAGATGGAAGATGGTATTAAAGCTTATATTGCAGAGATCAAAAGAATTTATGAAACAGAAGTGAAAAAATAG
- the rfaE1 gene encoding D-glycero-beta-D-manno-heptose-7-phosphate kinase yields MKILVVGDLMIDHYLWGSCERISPEAPVQVVDIAKETAVLGGAGNVINNLKSLGSEVSVASVIGDDENGIELTQMLQEIDVDTSNLVIQHGRHTSKKSRIIAVSQQILRYDKESKDDIIASSQKAIINSLEDNIESFDAIILSDYGKGVLTEELCQDVIKLAKKANKKVLVDPKGKDFSKYKGAYLLTPNKKEAQIATEINIVDENSLTNALLKLKQECDLDVSMITLSEDGIATYDEKLHISPTVAKEVFDVTGAGDTVIASMAYALSLGKSIDECAAFANLAAGVVVGKIGSATVTVDEIKEYEASLHKSTSDAHIKSFEEVQRLVERYKANGKKVVFTNGCFDILHVGHVKYLQVAKSFGDILIVGLNSDESVSRLKGPTRPVNIAEDRAYLLAALEAVDFVVPFEDDTPYELIKMVKPDILVKGGDYEGKAVVGTEFAGELKLVDFVDGKSTTKTIEKIQGQTC; encoded by the coding sequence ATGAAGATACTTGTTGTTGGTGATTTAATGATCGACCACTATCTGTGGGGTTCATGTGAAAGAATTTCTCCTGAAGCACCTGTTCAGGTTGTAGATATTGCAAAAGAAACAGCAGTTCTTGGTGGTGCTGGAAATGTTATTAACAATCTAAAATCTTTAGGTTCTGAAGTAAGTGTTGCTAGTGTAATCGGTGATGATGAGAATGGAATTGAGCTTACACAGATGCTTCAAGAGATTGATGTTGATACGTCTAATTTAGTAATTCAACATGGACGACATACATCAAAAAAGTCTCGTATAATTGCAGTAAGTCAGCAAATTCTTCGTTATGATAAAGAGTCTAAAGATGATATTATAGCTTCTTCACAAAAGGCTATTATAAACTCTTTAGAAGATAATATAGAAAGTTTTGATGCTATTATTTTATCTGATTACGGAAAAGGCGTATTAACTGAAGAGTTATGTCAAGATGTGATCAAGTTAGCTAAAAAAGCGAATAAAAAAGTACTGGTTGATCCAAAAGGAAAAGACTTTTCGAAATACAAAGGTGCATATCTTTTAACACCGAATAAAAAAGAAGCACAGATCGCAACTGAGATCAATATTGTTGATGAAAACTCTTTGACAAATGCTCTTCTAAAACTAAAACAAGAGTGTGACCTTGATGTCTCAATGATAACGTTAAGTGAAGACGGGATAGCAACATATGATGAAAAACTGCATATCTCTCCAACTGTAGCGAAAGAGGTATTTGATGTTACTGGTGCAGGTGATACTGTAATTGCATCTATGGCATATGCACTAAGTCTTGGTAAGTCAATTGATGAGTGTGCAGCATTTGCAAATCTTGCAGCAGGTGTAGTAGTTGGTAAGATCGGAAGTGCTACAGTAACTGTAGACGAGATTAAAGAGTACGAAGCAAGTTTACATAAATCTACGTCTGACGCGCATATTAAAAGTTTTGAGGAAGTACAACGTCTCGTTGAAAGATACAAAGCAAATGGGAAAAAAGTTGTTTTTACAAACGGGTGTTTTGATATCTTACATGTTGGACATGTAAAATATCTTCAAGTTGCAAAAAGTTTTGGAGACATTTTAATAGTCGGTCTAAATTCAGATGAATCTGTTTCACGTCTCAAAGGACCTACTCGTCCTGTAAATATAGCAGAAGATAGAGCATATCTTTTAGCTGCGCTTGAGGCAGTTGATTTTGTTGTCCCTTTTGAAGATGATACTCCTTATGAACTGATTAAGATGGTTAAACCTGATATATTGGTTAAAGGTGGAGACTATGAAGGTAAAGCTGTTGTCGGAACAGAATTTGCTGGTGAATTGAAACTAGTTGATTTTGTTGATGGTAAAAGTACAACAAAAACAATAGAAAAAATTCAAGGACAGACATGTTAA
- a CDS encoding YfaZ family outer membrane protein, giving the protein MLKKLIMLSACTASAFALHTAEININNKDLEVGALFDMGQFNDTVEPNTIFVGGKFLNADSEHSEYTNAKIDPLLEANVLMMKEVGNSNFKIGIGAKLNYTQYGSLDFVSIPLGVEGTYTIATQEFIPMHLNAAVYYAPQVLTFKDAKNYLETRVSFDLEVIQNGNITVGYRKIETNYDVMYGDFRYNRSAYLGFKLKF; this is encoded by the coding sequence ATGTTAAAAAAACTAATAATGTTAAGTGCATGTACAGCTTCTGCATTTGCACTTCATACAGCAGAAATCAATATTAACAATAAAGACCTAGAAGTTGGTGCTTTATTTGATATGGGGCAATTTAACGATACTGTTGAACCAAATACAATATTTGTAGGTGGTAAGTTTTTAAATGCTGATTCTGAACATTCAGAATACACAAATGCTAAGATAGATCCATTATTAGAAGCAAATGTATTGATGATGAAAGAAGTAGGTAATAGTAATTTTAAAATTGGTATCGGTGCAAAATTAAATTATACACAGTATGGTTCACTGGATTTTGTTTCTATTCCGTTAGGTGTTGAAGGAACATATACAATTGCAACTCAAGAATTCATTCCAATGCATTTAAATGCTGCAGTGTATTATGCGCCTCAAGTACTTACTTTTAAAGATGCAAAAAACTATTTAGAAACGAGAGTGAGTTTCGATCTTGAAGTTATTCAAAATGGTAATATTACAGTTGGATATAGAAAAATAGAAACTAATTATGATGTAATGTACGGTGATTTCAGATATAACCGTTCAGCATATTTAGGATTTAAATTAAAGTTCTAA
- the waaF gene encoding lipopolysaccharide heptosyltransferase II, translating into MRILVVLPNWLGDAVMATPAIELLAKYYKNVRFTFIGSYVSIEALKHHPLCEQAIVDETKKSSSRLAATYKLAKQLGRFDLAITFRNQIHSSTLLRFTDTVLTLAKRSWHSQLLLSHTPKIKTNKHLVQQYAELAMINVDHFDEEISPLKLYIQANTFEKPTLGINAGATYGSAKRWYPERFAEVAAFYKEQYDILIFGGPNEIEMAKEIENSLLSLGISNYKNIAGKTTIEELCANIAGCSLFITNDSGPMHVAAAYQVPTVAIFGPTKYKETSQWKNEKSIIVRHEMDCSPCMKRECPLGHHDCMKSITASEVIEAVKSLEL; encoded by the coding sequence ATGAGAATATTAGTAGTACTTCCAAATTGGCTCGGTGATGCCGTCATGGCTACTCCTGCTATTGAACTGTTAGCAAAATATTATAAAAATGTGCGTTTTACATTTATCGGAAGTTATGTCTCAATTGAAGCTTTAAAACATCACCCGCTTTGCGAACAAGCAATTGTAGATGAAACAAAAAAATCATCTTCGCGTTTAGCTGCCACTTATAAGCTTGCAAAACAGCTGGGTCGTTTTGACTTGGCAATCACTTTTAGAAACCAGATCCACTCATCGACACTTTTACGTTTTACAGACACTGTTCTCACCCTTGCAAAAAGATCATGGCATTCACAACTTCTACTCTCCCATACGCCAAAAATTAAAACAAATAAACATTTGGTACAACAATATGCTGAATTAGCAATGATAAATGTAGATCATTTTGACGAAGAGATTTCCCCGTTAAAACTATATATACAAGCAAACACATTTGAGAAACCCACTTTAGGAATAAATGCAGGTGCTACTTATGGAAGTGCTAAAAGATGGTATCCTGAACGCTTTGCAGAAGTAGCAGCATTCTATAAAGAGCAATACGATATTTTAATTTTCGGTGGACCTAATGAAATTGAAATGGCAAAAGAGATCGAAAATAGCCTTCTCTCTTTAGGAATCAGCAACTACAAAAATATTGCCGGCAAAACGACAATCGAAGAGTTATGTGCGAATATAGCTGGATGTTCATTATTTATTACTAACGACAGTGGTCCTATGCATGTAGCAGCGGCTTACCAGGTTCCAACTGTTGCTATTTTTGGTCCAACAAAATACAAAGAGACATCGCAATGGAAAAATGAGAAAAGTATTATCGTACGTCATGAGATGGATTGTAGTCCGTGTATGAAAAGAGAATGTCCGCTTGGACATCATGATTGTATGAAGAGTATAACAGCTTCAGAAGTGATTGAAGCTGTTAAGTCATTAGAACTTTAA